From the genome of Deinobacterium chartae:
GCAGTTCCAGCCACGCCGCGAAGTGCGGAACGGCCCAGCGCGCCCCGGCAGCCAGCAGCGCGTCGGCGGTCTGGGTGGTGGTCAGCGCGCACACCGCGCAGCCCGCTGACGCGGCACTCCGCACGCCGCTGAGGGCGTCCTCGTGCGCCAGGCAGTCGGCGGGCCGCAGGCCCAGCAGCTCGGCACCGCGCAGGTAAGGCTCCGGGTGCGGCTTGCCCTGGCGCACGTCCGAGCCCAGCACCCGCAGGTCGAAGCGCTGCGACAGGCCCAGTTCCTCGAGGCCGAAGCGCACGTTCACGTCGTCGGCCGAGGTGACCAGCGCGTACGGAATGCCCTGCTCCTCGAGGAAGTCCAGGTAGCGGCTGAGGCCCAGCACCTCGCGCAGGGTGCCGCGGGCAAGGTCCCGGTAACGGCCCTCCTTGAACTCGTGCAGCTCACGGGCTTCCTCCTCGGTCGGCACCCGGCCGCTGAGGCGCGCCATGATCTCGGGGTTGCGCCCGCCGTCCACCTTGGTGTCCAGGTCCACCTCGCTCAACTCGAGGTTCATCAGGACGCGGGCCGCCTCGCGCCAGGCCTGACGGTGAAAGGCGTTGTTCTCGAGCAGCACGCCGTCCATGTCAAACAGCACGCCCTTATAGCGCATCCGCTTCTCCTTCCTGCGCCGCGGCCTCGGCCAACACTTCGCCGGTCGCGCCCAGGTCCTCGAGCAGGCCCTTGTACAGGTCCACGGTCAGGCGCCGCACCATGTCCACCGCGTCCGGACCGCGACGCCCCGCATCCACCCGGGCGTTGGCCACACTGAGGGCCTGGGCCAGCACGCCCGCGTAGATCGGCCAGCTCTCGAGGTCCCGGGTGCGCGCGCCCCCCTGGGCAGGTGCGCGCTGGGCTCCTTCGGCCTCTTTCTTTTCGGGCGGCAGGCCGTAGGCCTCGTACATCACCTCGAGGGCCAACAGCGCGGCGGTACGCTCGGAATCGCGCTTGCTGTGGCCCTGACCGGTGGCCTTGACCTCGTCGCCGATCAGGACGTCGGTGATAAACAGCGGTTCGTGTTCGGGTCCGGTTCCCCGGGTTTCGAACTTGGGGGGACGCAGGTGGTGGCTGCGGCAGAATTCGATCAGGTCGCCCTTGGGATTTTTCACGGTGTTCCTTGCAGCGCGGCTTCCGGTCAGGGATCCAAGAAGCGCATGGATTGTGGGGGATTCAGGGGGCCCTGGAGGCCGGTCCTGGCGACACTATATCGCAGCCCAAATCCGGGCGCTTCCCGCCGCACGCTGCCCTGAGGGCAGGCTCACGTGATACACTCGCCTTTCGGAACAGTTCAAATCCCCTGATGGGGAAACTGACCACACCGGCCCGCGTCGCAGGCAATGCGAATTTCCGCGTGGGCCGCAAGGGATGAATGATGTTGACGCCCTCCCGTAAACTTGTCCTGGGCCTTCAGCACACCATCGCCATGTTCGGTGCCACCGTGCTGGTACCGCTGCTGACGGGCCTCGACCCCAGCGTGGCGCTGTTCGGTGCAGGCCTGGCCACCCTGATCTTTCACGCACTCACCGGTTTTGGTGTTCCCATCTTTTTGGGATCGTCGTTCGCCTTTATCGCCCCGATCATCTCGGTCATGAAGCTGGGCGGTCCGGCGGCGGTCGGCGGCGGCCTGGTGGCCGCCGGTGCCATGTACCTGCTGTTCAGTGCCCTGGTGCGCCTGCTGGGCACCGCGCGCATCTTGCGGGTGTTTCCCCCGATCGT
Proteins encoded in this window:
- a CDS encoding putative dsRNA-binding protein — encoded protein: MKNPKGDLIEFCRSHHLRPPKFETRGTGPEHEPLFITDVLIGDEVKATGQGHSKRDSERTAALLALEVMYEAYGLPPEKKEAEGAQRAPAQGGARTRDLESWPIYAGVLAQALSVANARVDAGRRGPDAVDMVRRLTVDLYKGLLEDLGATGEVLAEAAAQEGEADAL
- a CDS encoding HAD family hydrolase, yielding MRYKGVLFDMDGVLLENNAFHRQAWREAARVLMNLELSEVDLDTKVDGGRNPEIMARLSGRVPTEEEARELHEFKEGRYRDLARGTLREVLGLSRYLDFLEEQGIPYALVTSADDVNVRFGLEELGLSQRFDLRVLGSDVRQGKPHPEPYLRGAELLGLRPADCLAHEDALSGVRSAASAGCAVCALTTTQTADALLAAGARWAVPHFAAWLELLQAQEA